A window of the Streptomyces luomodiensis genome harbors these coding sequences:
- the pyrH gene encoding UMP kinase, with protein MNHGADAKQAADDKKAHGAAQHGRFLLKLSGEAFAGGGGLGVDPDVVHAIAREVAAVVRDGAEIAIVIGGGNFFRGAELQQRGMDRARSDYMGMLGTVMNCLALQDFLEKEGIDSRVQTAITMGQVAEPYIPLRAVRHLEKGRVVIFGAGMGMPYFSTDTTAAQRALEIDAQALLMGKNGVDGVYDSDPARNPDAVKFDALEYGEVITRDLKVADATAITLCRDNKLPILVFELLAEGNIARAVKGEKIGTLVSDQGSRA; from the coding sequence ATGAATCACGGCGCGGACGCCAAACAGGCCGCCGACGACAAGAAAGCGCACGGCGCGGCCCAGCACGGCCGCTTCCTGCTGAAGCTGTCCGGCGAGGCGTTCGCCGGAGGCGGGGGACTCGGTGTCGACCCGGACGTCGTGCACGCCATCGCCCGCGAGGTCGCCGCCGTGGTGCGGGACGGCGCCGAGATCGCCATCGTCATCGGCGGCGGCAACTTCTTCCGCGGTGCGGAGCTACAGCAGCGCGGTATGGACCGGGCCCGCTCGGACTACATGGGCATGCTCGGAACCGTCATGAACTGCCTCGCCCTCCAGGACTTCCTGGAAAAGGAGGGCATCGACTCCCGCGTCCAGACCGCCATCACCATGGGGCAGGTCGCGGAGCCGTACATTCCGCTGCGCGCGGTGCGCCATCTGGAGAAGGGGCGCGTGGTCATCTTCGGCGCGGGCATGGGCATGCCGTACTTCTCCACGGACACCACCGCGGCCCAGCGCGCCCTGGAGATCGACGCACAGGCCCTGCTCATGGGCAAGAACGGCGTGGACGGGGTCTATGACTCCGACCCCGCCCGCAACCCCGACGCGGTGAAGTTCGACGCGCTGGAGTACGGCGAGGTGATCACCCGGGACCTCAAGGTCGCCGACGCCACCGCGATCACCCTCTGCCGGGACAACAAGCTGCCCATCCTCGTCTTCGAGCTCCTGGCCGAAGGAAATATCGCGCGCGCGGTGAAGGGTGAGAAGATCGGCACTCTGGTGAGCGACCAGGGCTCCCGGGCCTGA
- the frr gene encoding ribosome recycling factor yields the protein MIEEILLEAEEKMEKAVVVAKEDFAAIRTGRAHPAMFNKIVADYYGALTPINQLASFSVPEPRMAVVTPFDKTALRNIEQAIRDSDLGVNPSNDGNIIRVVFPELTEQRRKEFIKVAKGKGEDAKISIRSVRRKAKESIDKLIKDGEVGEDEGRRAEKELDDLTAKYVAQVDELLKHKEAELLEV from the coding sequence GTGATCGAAGAGATCCTCCTCGAGGCCGAGGAGAAGATGGAGAAGGCCGTTGTGGTCGCCAAGGAGGACTTCGCCGCGATCCGCACCGGGCGTGCGCACCCGGCGATGTTCAACAAGATCGTGGCGGACTACTACGGTGCGCTGACGCCGATCAATCAGCTGGCGTCGTTCTCGGTGCCCGAGCCGCGGATGGCCGTGGTCACGCCGTTCGACAAGACCGCGCTCCGCAACATCGAGCAGGCGATCCGGGACTCGGACCTGGGCGTCAACCCGAGCAATGACGGCAATATCATCCGGGTGGTGTTCCCCGAGCTCACCGAACAGCGCCGCAAGGAGTTCATCAAGGTCGCCAAGGGCAAGGGCGAGGACGCGAAGATCTCGATCCGCAGCGTCCGGCGCAAGGCCAAGGAGTCCATCGACAAGCTGATCAAGGACGGCGAGGTCGGCGAGGACGAGGGGCGCCGTGCCGAGAAGGAGCTCGACGACCTCACGGCGAAGTATGTCGCGCAGGTGGATGAGCTGCTCAAGCACAAGGAAGCCGAGCTGCTCGAGGTCTGA
- a CDS encoding phosphatidate cytidylyltransferase, with protein MNDSSWGAPPSAGLRGPDQGTAPGYGWEVPSSSAGPVHEVGGAAQTRPMPTVPHAGGDSGEAADRDRGAAQPGGPLFRDEREPQPGSRQPAGHPPTPPDPASDPALAGGARSGGAGQGKKKSAGRNLRAAIGVGVGLGVIIVASLFIYKPVFIGVIAVAVVVGLWELTSRLAERKDIRVPLVPLAVGGVAMVVAGYVRGAQGAVVAVALTALAVLVWRMTEPPDNYLRDVTAGVFAAFYVPFLATFVALMLDTGDGPWRVLTFLLLTVVSDTGAYAVGWRFGRHPLAPRISPGKTREGLLGAVTFAMAAGALCMQYLIDGGVWWQGLLLGLAAAVSATLGDLGESMIKRDLGIKDMGKLLPGHGGIMDRLDSLLPTAPVVWLLLVIFVGG; from the coding sequence ATGAACGACTCTTCCTGGGGGGCCCCACCGAGCGCCGGACTCCGGGGACCGGATCAGGGCACCGCACCCGGCTATGGCTGGGAGGTGCCCTCTTCTTCGGCGGGTCCCGTGCACGAGGTGGGTGGGGCGGCGCAGACTCGCCCCATGCCCACCGTGCCTCACGCAGGCGGCGACTCCGGCGAGGCCGCCGACCGTGACCGGGGGGCCGCCCAGCCGGGTGGCCCCCTCTTCCGCGACGAGCGGGAGCCGCAGCCCGGATCCCGGCAGCCCGCCGGGCATCCGCCGACGCCCCCCGACCCCGCGTCCGACCCGGCCCTGGCCGGCGGCGCGCGCAGCGGCGGTGCGGGGCAGGGGAAGAAGAAGAGCGCCGGCCGCAATCTGCGCGCCGCGATAGGGGTGGGCGTCGGCCTCGGCGTGATCATCGTGGCCTCGCTCTTCATCTACAAGCCCGTGTTCATCGGCGTGATAGCGGTCGCGGTGGTGGTCGGTCTCTGGGAGCTGACCTCGCGGCTGGCCGAGCGCAAGGACATCCGGGTCCCGTTGGTGCCGCTCGCCGTCGGCGGGGTCGCCATGGTCGTCGCCGGCTATGTGCGCGGGGCCCAGGGCGCGGTGGTGGCGGTGGCGCTCACGGCGCTCGCGGTGCTGGTCTGGCGGATGACCGAACCGCCCGACAACTACCTCAGGGACGTCACCGCGGGTGTCTTCGCCGCCTTCTACGTGCCGTTCCTGGCCACCTTCGTGGCGCTGATGCTCGACACCGGGGACGGCCCGTGGCGGGTCCTCACCTTCCTGCTGCTGACCGTGGTCAGCGACACGGGGGCGTACGCGGTGGGCTGGCGCTTCGGCCGGCATCCGCTGGCGCCGCGGATCAGCCCCGGCAAGACCCGCGAGGGGCTGCTGGGCGCGGTGACCTTCGCGATGGCCGCGGGCGCGCTGTGCATGCAGTACCTCATCGACGGCGGCGTCTGGTGGCAGGGCCTGCTGCTCGGCCTCGCCGCCGCGGTCAGCGCGACCCTCGGCGACCTCGGCGAGTCCATGATCAAGCGGGACCTCGGCATCAAGGACATGGGCAAGCTGCTGCCCGGCCACGGCGGGATCATGGACCGGCTCGACTCGCTGCTGCCCACCGCGCCGGTGGTGTGGCTGCTGCTGGTGATCTTCGTGGGCGGCTGA
- the rlmN gene encoding 23S rRNA (adenine(2503)-C(2))-methyltransferase RlmN, which translates to MPKPGELTFVAPRGAKKPPRHLADLTPAERREAVAALGEKPFRAGQVSRHYFARYADDPAQWTDIPAAAREKLAAGLLPELMSVVRHISCDDDTTRKTLWRLFDGTLVESVLMRYPDRVTMCISSQAGCGMNCPFCATGQAGLDRNLSTAEIVHQIVDGMRALRDGEIPGGPARLSNIVFMGMGEPLANYNRVVGAIRRLTDPEPDGLGLSQRGITVSTVGLVPAMLRFADEGFKCRLAVSLHAPDDELRDTLVPVNTRWKVREVLDAAWEYAEKSGRRVSVEYALIKDINDQAWRADLLGRLLKGHRVHVNLIPLNPTPGSKWTASRPEDEKAFVAALEAHGVPVTVRDTRGQEIDGACGQLAAAER; encoded by the coding sequence ATGCCTAAGCCCGGAGAACTCACCTTCGTCGCGCCGCGCGGGGCCAAGAAGCCGCCGCGGCACCTCGCCGACCTCACGCCCGCCGAGCGCCGGGAGGCCGTCGCCGCCCTCGGGGAGAAGCCCTTCCGGGCCGGTCAGGTGTCGCGTCACTACTTCGCCCGCTACGCCGACGACCCCGCCCAGTGGACCGACATACCGGCGGCCGCGCGCGAGAAGCTGGCCGCCGGGCTGCTGCCGGAGCTGATGAGCGTGGTGCGGCACATCAGCTGTGACGACGACACCACCCGCAAGACCCTGTGGCGGCTCTTCGACGGCACGCTCGTGGAGTCCGTGCTGATGCGCTACCCGGACCGGGTGACCATGTGCATCAGCTCACAGGCCGGCTGTGGGATGAACTGCCCGTTCTGCGCCACCGGCCAGGCGGGTCTGGACCGCAACCTGTCCACCGCCGAGATCGTGCACCAGATCGTGGACGGGATGCGGGCCCTGCGCGATGGTGAGATCCCCGGTGGGCCGGCCCGGCTGTCCAACATCGTCTTCATGGGCATGGGCGAGCCGCTGGCCAACTACAACCGCGTCGTCGGCGCCATCCGCCGGCTCACCGACCCCGAGCCCGACGGTCTCGGTCTTTCCCAGCGCGGCATCACCGTCTCCACCGTGGGCCTCGTCCCGGCGATGCTGCGGTTCGCCGACGAGGGGTTCAAGTGCCGGCTCGCGGTCTCGCTGCACGCGCCCGACGACGAGCTGCGCGACACCCTCGTCCCGGTCAACACCCGCTGGAAGGTGCGCGAAGTCCTGGACGCCGCGTGGGAGTACGCGGAGAAGTCCGGCCGCCGGGTCTCCGTCGAGTACGCGCTGATCAAGGACATCAACGACCAGGCGTGGCGTGCCGACCTGCTCGGCCGGCTGCTCAAGGGCCACCGGGTGCATGTCAACCTCATCCCGCTCAACCCGACGCCCGGCTCCAAGTGGACGGCGTCCCGGCCCGAGGACGAAAAGGCGTTCGTGGCCGCCCTGGAGGCCCACGGGGTGCCGGTGACCGTCCGGGACACCCGGGGACAGGAGATCGACGGGGCCTGCGGGCAGCTGGCGGCTGCGGAGCGCTGA
- a CDS encoding thiamine ABC transporter substrate-binding protein gives MNSQFRHAIAATLLGSLALGTLVGCGEDSKSGSDSKTVTLVTHDSFAASKAVLKEFTEETGYTVRVQAGGDAGAAVNQAILSKGHPQGDVFFGVDNTLLSRALDNDLFTPYSAKGLDKVPAALQLDRAEHRVTPVDFGDICVNYDREYFADKKLAPPRTLDDLTKPAYKNLLVTENAATSSPGLGFLLATAATYGDDGWQGYWKKLRANGVEVVDGWEQAYYDRFSGSAGGGKGDRPLVVSYASSPPAEVADAKTKPAKAPTGVATGTCFRQVEFAGLLNGAGNTKGGKALLDFLLSKRFQEDVPLNMYVNPAREDAKLPDLFTRYGATIADSATLAPQKIAKNREQWVKTWSSLVL, from the coding sequence ATGAACAGCCAGTTTCGGCATGCCATCGCGGCCACCCTCCTCGGCTCACTCGCCCTGGGCACGCTCGTCGGCTGCGGCGAGGACTCCAAGAGCGGCTCGGACTCCAAGACGGTCACCCTGGTCACCCACGACTCGTTCGCGGCCTCCAAGGCGGTCCTCAAGGAGTTCACCGAGGAGACCGGCTACACGGTGCGGGTGCAGGCCGGGGGCGACGCGGGGGCCGCCGTCAACCAGGCGATCCTGTCCAAGGGCCACCCCCAGGGCGATGTGTTCTTCGGCGTGGACAACACCCTGCTCTCCCGCGCGCTCGACAACGACCTGTTCACCCCCTACTCGGCGAAGGGCCTGGACAAGGTCCCGGCCGCCCTCCAGCTCGACCGGGCCGAACACCGCGTCACCCCGGTCGACTTCGGCGACATCTGCGTCAACTACGACCGCGAGTACTTCGCCGACAAGAAGCTGGCACCGCCCCGGACGCTCGACGATCTGACCAAGCCCGCCTACAAGAACCTCCTCGTCACCGAGAACGCCGCCACCTCGTCCCCCGGTCTCGGCTTCCTTCTTGCCACGGCCGCCACGTACGGCGACGACGGCTGGCAGGGCTACTGGAAGAAGCTGCGGGCCAACGGCGTCGAGGTGGTCGACGGCTGGGAGCAGGCGTACTACGACCGGTTCTCCGGCTCGGCCGGCGGCGGCAAGGGCGACCGGCCGCTCGTCGTCTCCTACGCCTCGAGCCCGCCCGCCGAGGTGGCCGACGCCAAGACCAAGCCCGCCAAGGCCCCCACCGGGGTGGCGACGGGCACCTGCTTCCGGCAGGTGGAATTCGCCGGGCTGCTGAACGGCGCGGGCAACACCAAGGGCGGCAAGGCGCTGCTGGACTTCCTGCTGAGCAAGCGGTTCCAGGAGGACGTCCCCCTGAACATGTACGTCAACCCGGCGCGCGAGGACGCCAAGCTGCCGGATCTGTTCACCCGGTACGGGGCCACGATCGCCGACTCGGCCACCCTGGCGCCGCAGAAGATCGCCAAGAACCGTGAGCAGTGGGTCAAGACATGGTCCTCGCTGGTCCTGTAG
- a CDS encoding ABC transporter permease, with protein sequence MAVPLAFFAVFFAYPVAAIVTRGLRVGGRWRFGRIAEVMTDPATLDVLWFTCWQAVASTALTLAVALPGAYVFARLDFPGKGLLRAVVTVPFVLPTVVAGSAFLALLGRGGLLDELWGVRLDTSVWAILLAHVFFNYAVVVRTVGGLWAQLDPRQEEAARVLGAGRLSAWRRVTLPALAPAVAAAALMVLLFTFTSFGVIQILGGPRYATLEVAIYRQTAQLLDLPTAAVLTLVQFAAVAVVLALHAWTVRRRESALRLVDPGRTARRPKGPAQWALLWGVLAVVALLIVAPLAVLVERSLNGPDGYGFTYYEALRSAADSGGTFFVAPMEAVGNSLRYAAVATVFALVVGGLAAAALTRRAGRLVRGFDALLMLPLGTSAVTVGFGFLIALDEPPLDLRASWVLVPLAQALVGVPFVVRTMLPVLRAVDHRLREAAAVLGASPWRVWREVDLPLVGRAVAVAAGFAFAVSLGEFGATVFIARPDHPTLPVAIARFLGRAGQLTYGQAMALSTILMLVCAGSLLALERIRTDRSGEF encoded by the coding sequence ATGGCGGTGCCGCTCGCCTTCTTCGCGGTCTTCTTCGCCTATCCCGTGGCCGCCATCGTCACCCGGGGGCTGCGCGTCGGCGGGCGATGGCGGTTCGGCCGGATCGCCGAGGTGATGACCGATCCGGCGACGCTGGACGTCCTGTGGTTCACCTGCTGGCAGGCGGTGGCCTCGACCGCCTTGACGCTCGCGGTCGCGCTCCCGGGCGCCTATGTCTTCGCCCGCCTCGACTTCCCCGGCAAGGGACTGCTGCGGGCCGTGGTGACCGTGCCGTTCGTCCTGCCGACCGTCGTCGCCGGATCGGCCTTCCTGGCCCTGCTCGGCCGGGGCGGGCTGCTGGACGAGCTGTGGGGCGTACGGCTGGACACCTCCGTCTGGGCGATCCTCCTGGCCCATGTCTTCTTCAACTACGCGGTGGTCGTACGGACCGTCGGCGGGCTGTGGGCCCAGCTCGACCCGCGCCAGGAGGAGGCCGCGCGGGTGCTCGGCGCGGGCCGGCTGTCGGCCTGGCGCCGGGTGACGCTGCCCGCGCTGGCTCCCGCCGTGGCCGCCGCCGCGCTGATGGTGCTCCTGTTCACCTTCACCTCCTTCGGCGTGATCCAGATCCTCGGCGGCCCCCGCTACGCCACCCTGGAGGTGGCGATCTACCGGCAGACCGCGCAGCTGCTCGACCTCCCCACGGCGGCGGTGCTCACCCTCGTGCAGTTCGCCGCGGTCGCGGTCGTCCTGGCCCTGCACGCGTGGACCGTAAGGCGGCGGGAGAGCGCCCTGCGGCTCGTCGACCCCGGCCGTACGGCGCGCCGCCCGAAGGGCCCGGCCCAGTGGGCGCTGCTGTGGGGGGTGCTGGCGGTGGTCGCGCTGCTGATCGTGGCACCGCTCGCGGTGCTGGTGGAGCGCTCGCTGAACGGGCCGGACGGCTACGGATTCACCTACTACGAGGCGCTGCGGTCGGCCGCCGACAGCGGGGGCACCTTCTTCGTGGCCCCCATGGAGGCCGTCGGGAACTCCCTGCGGTACGCGGCGGTCGCCACCGTCTTCGCCCTCGTCGTGGGCGGCCTCGCCGCCGCCGCGCTCACCCGCAGGGCGGGGCGGCTGGTGCGGGGCTTCGACGCGCTGCTGATGCTGCCGCTGGGCACCTCGGCCGTCACCGTGGGCTTCGGGTTCCTGATCGCCCTCGACGAGCCCCCGTTGGACCTGCGCGCCTCCTGGGTCCTGGTGCCGCTCGCCCAGGCCCTGGTGGGCGTGCCCTTCGTCGTGCGGACCATGCTGCCCGTGCTGCGGGCGGTGGACCACCGGCTCCGGGAGGCGGCCGCCGTGCTCGGGGCGTCTCCGTGGCGCGTCTGGCGGGAGGTGGATCTGCCGCTGGTCGGACGGGCCGTGGCGGTCGCGGCGGGCTTCGCGTTCGCGGTCTCCCTGGGCGAGTTCGGGGCCACCGTCTTCATCGCGCGCCCCGACCACCCGACCCTCCCGGTGGCCATCGCCCGCTTCCTGGGCCGGGCCGGACAGCTCACCTATGGGCAGGCGATGGCCCTGAGCACGATCCTGATGCTGGTCTGCGCCGGGTCGCTGCTGGCGCTCGAGCGCATCCGCACCGACCGTTCCGGAGAGTTCTGA
- a CDS encoding ABC transporter ATP-binding protein, which produces MTLLRLDEVTVRFGRRDALDAVDLEVAEHETVCVLGPSGSGKSTMLRVVAGLQRADAGRVWLAGRDQSGVPVHRRGVGLMFQDHQLFPQRDVGGNVAFGLRMRKVGRAEADRRVAELLELVGLPGAQRRPVDSLSGGEQQRVALARALAPRPKVLMLDEPLGQLDRGLRERLVVELRELFERLGTTVLAVTHDQGEAFALADRVVVMENGRIAQTGSPLEVWQRPATEFVARFLGFDNVVEAVVRGETAETRWGELPVPPGSRPGPGRLLVRPAGVRLTDPGEGLVCTVAARTFRGDHVALVLRPSDPAAPRLEASCPLRDAPEAGTRVGAAFDPAEVVVLDPAP; this is translated from the coding sequence ATGACGCTGCTGCGACTGGACGAGGTGACCGTAAGGTTCGGTCGGCGCGACGCGCTGGACGCCGTCGACCTGGAGGTCGCCGAACACGAGACGGTCTGTGTGCTGGGTCCGAGCGGAAGCGGCAAGTCCACCATGCTGCGCGTGGTGGCCGGGCTCCAGCGAGCCGACGCCGGCCGGGTGTGGCTCGCCGGACGCGACCAGAGCGGGGTGCCCGTCCACCGGCGCGGAGTGGGGCTGATGTTCCAGGACCACCAGCTGTTCCCGCAGCGGGACGTGGGCGGCAACGTCGCCTTCGGGCTGCGGATGCGCAAGGTGGGCCGCGCGGAGGCGGACCGCAGGGTCGCCGAACTGCTGGAGCTGGTGGGGCTGCCGGGCGCGCAGCGCCGCCCCGTCGACTCGCTCTCCGGCGGTGAGCAGCAGCGGGTGGCGCTCGCCCGCGCGCTGGCCCCGCGGCCCAAGGTGCTGATGCTGGACGAGCCGCTGGGCCAGCTCGACCGGGGGTTGCGGGAGCGGCTGGTCGTCGAGCTGCGCGAGCTCTTCGAACGACTGGGCACCACCGTCCTCGCGGTCACCCACGACCAGGGGGAGGCGTTCGCGCTCGCGGACCGGGTCGTGGTGATGGAAAACGGCCGGATCGCCCAGACCGGCAGCCCCCTGGAGGTGTGGCAGCGGCCCGCCACCGAGTTCGTCGCCCGCTTCCTCGGCTTCGACAATGTGGTGGAGGCGGTCGTGCGCGGCGAGACCGCCGAGACCCGCTGGGGCGAGCTGCCCGTTCCGCCCGGCTCCCGGCCGGGCCCCGGCAGGCTGCTGGTCCGCCCGGCCGGGGTGCGGCTGACGGACCCCGGGGAGGGGCTGGTGTGCACCGTGGCGGCGCGCACCTTCCGCGGCGACCATGTGGCGCTCGTCCTGCGGCCCTCGGACCCGGCCGCGCCGCGTCTGGAGGCGTCCTGCCCCCTGAGGGACGCCCCGGAGGCGGGGACCCGGGTCGGGGCGGCCTTCGACCCGGCGGAGGTCGTGGTCCTGGATCCCGCGCCCTGA
- a CDS encoding LOG family protein, whose protein sequence is MQEPDREIESIEEFDQVVARGTLAGFRVQSVDLTGRTAALLSTDTSEAVFLGCPMESKAAAKVRAGGALVFPPVPNLPFDPYRGSLYSPAELFEGLAERGYARTPDALAYAWFQRTKTDGDIFASMLRSIHDDAISDALDELLVGTRVVGVMGGHALERGTSGYAGAARLGRALARTGLTVATGGGPGAMEAANLGAYAAPHEDAMLDEALELLGKTPSFRPSIGAWAEAAFEVRERWPDGGASVGIPTWFYGHEPPSAFASHIAKYFANATREDGLLARSTAGVVFLPGAAGTVQEIFDNATPNYYESRGEPTPMVLVDRDHWTRRLPTWPLLEALAEGRSMKARIALVDSVDEAPDALVSMLD, encoded by the coding sequence GTGCAGGAACCAGACCGGGAAATAGAGTCCATCGAGGAGTTCGACCAGGTCGTCGCCCGCGGCACCCTGGCCGGGTTCCGGGTCCAGTCCGTGGACCTGACGGGTCGTACGGCCGCGCTCCTCTCCACCGACACCAGCGAAGCGGTCTTCCTCGGCTGCCCGATGGAATCCAAGGCGGCGGCGAAGGTGCGGGCCGGAGGTGCGCTGGTGTTCCCGCCGGTACCGAATCTGCCGTTCGATCCGTACCGCGGCTCCCTCTACTCGCCCGCGGAACTCTTCGAGGGTCTCGCGGAACGCGGTTACGCACGGACGCCGGACGCGCTCGCCTACGCCTGGTTCCAGCGGACCAAGACGGACGGCGACATCTTCGCCTCGATGCTGCGCTCCATCCACGACGACGCGATCTCCGACGCGCTCGACGAACTCCTCGTCGGGACACGGGTGGTGGGCGTCATGGGCGGCCACGCGCTGGAGCGCGGCACCAGCGGGTACGCGGGCGCCGCACGCCTCGGGCGGGCCCTGGCGCGGACCGGTCTCACGGTCGCGACGGGCGGCGGGCCGGGCGCGATGGAGGCCGCGAACCTGGGCGCCTACGCGGCGCCGCACGAGGACGCGATGCTGGACGAGGCGCTCGAACTGCTCGGCAAGACGCCCTCCTTCCGGCCGTCCATCGGGGCGTGGGCCGAGGCGGCCTTCGAGGTGCGCGAGCGCTGGCCGGACGGCGGGGCGTCGGTCGGCATCCCCACCTGGTTCTACGGGCACGAGCCGCCGAGCGCGTTCGCCTCCCACATCGCCAAGTACTTCGCCAACGCCACCCGCGAGGACGGGCTGCTGGCCCGTTCGACCGCGGGCGTGGTCTTCCTGCCGGGTGCCGCCGGCACCGTCCAGGAGATCTTCGACAACGCGACGCCGAACTACTACGAGTCGCGCGGTGAGCCGACCCCGATGGTGCTGGTGGACCGGGACCACTGGACCCGGCGGCTGCCGACCTGGCCGCTGCTCGAAGCGCTCGCCGAGGGACGGTCCATGAAGGCCCGTATCGCGCTGGTGGACTCGGTGGACGAGGCCCCCGATGCGCTCGTCTCGATGCTGGACTGA
- a CDS encoding ABC transporter ATP-binding protein, translating into MVAPPDDDVLSARTVSYAYGGSPALFGVSVGAREGEILAVTGPRGCGKTTLLRCLAGQLVPDSGEVWFDEVPVYSLPPLGLERLRRDHFGWIGTEPQLVPELTAWENAALALMLRGTGRRAAKSAACEWLDRLDVGECARVRPAALLQSQRQRVAIARALAAGPRVLFADEPTAPLHRADRAQVLRALTSAARSQGVTVVLATHEPEVATLADRTVALLDGRRVDPDPAGAEGRAACSASA; encoded by the coding sequence ATGGTGGCTCCGCCGGACGACGACGTGCTCTCGGCACGCACCGTGTCGTATGCCTACGGAGGCTCGCCCGCCCTCTTCGGGGTCTCCGTCGGCGCCCGGGAGGGTGAGATCCTCGCCGTCACCGGTCCGCGCGGCTGCGGCAAGACCACCCTCCTCAGGTGCCTGGCGGGCCAACTCGTCCCGGACAGCGGGGAGGTGTGGTTCGACGAGGTCCCCGTGTACTCCCTCCCACCGCTCGGTCTCGAACGGCTGCGGCGTGACCACTTCGGCTGGATCGGCACCGAACCCCAGCTCGTCCCCGAGCTCACCGCCTGGGAGAACGCCGCGCTCGCCCTGATGCTGCGCGGCACCGGGCGGCGCGCCGCCAAGAGCGCCGCCTGTGAGTGGCTGGACCGGCTCGACGTCGGCGAATGCGCCCGGGTGCGGCCCGCCGCACTGCTGCAGTCACAGCGCCAGCGGGTGGCGATCGCCCGTGCGCTGGCCGCCGGGCCCCGTGTGCTCTTCGCCGACGAGCCCACCGCACCGCTGCACCGGGCCGACCGCGCCCAGGTACTGCGCGCCCTCACCTCGGCCGCCCGCTCCCAGGGCGTCACCGTCGTCCTCGCGACCCATGAGCCGGAGGTGGCCACCCTGGCCGACCGCACCGTCGCCCTGCTCGACGGCCGCCGGGTGGACCCGGACCCCGCCGGGGCGGAAGGCAGGGCCGCGTGCTCAGCCTCCGCCTAG